TAAGTGCCACCTTTCGGTTTGTGCGCCAAGGCGGGTTTATTGCCGTATTGTTGAACTGCGTCTTCAAGCATAGATATGAGTGTCATTATCGCTCACCTCTCCTGCTGTTATTTGCGAAAATATTAACATACACAGCGATGCAAGTCAAGTTAATCATTAACGCTTTAGTGTCTAAAAATAGAATAAAATCAAAACGCTACAGAAAATCGAAACGCGCTTTGATCCAGCGAAGCAAGATATCTATAAGTTGAGGGGCCCCGATAGGTGCCGTTTTGCGGTGTACCATAGGTGTCAATTTTAGAAAAAATAACCGTCGCGATCCCAGGCCAGTAGGTTCGGTTTCCCAACCGAACCGGATTTTACATAGAAACCTTAAAGACTTCAAAAATCTCTTGAATCCCGTAGGGATGGTATCTCTGTAGAAAAACGGGACCTCACACACCTAAGCCCCGTAGGGGCGGCATTTGTAGAGATGCTCCTACGAAATGACGAGAAATATCCCTAAATTGACACCTATGGTGCGGTTTTGCGGTGTACCATAAGTGTCAATTTAGTCCCGTAGGTTGGGTAGAACGGTGTTGAAAAGGTATGTCGGTGTGCCAATACCCTGAAATCCAACTTGCCGTGCTATACCTCTAAAAACGCAGTGAAACCCAACTTCAGCCCCTCAAGTGGCCGTAAACCGCAAAGGCGTTGGGTTTCTCTCGGTTTTCTGTTTGACGTGGCATCTTTGGGAGAGGCTGAGTGTTGTGTTAATTTTCAGGGTTTGGCAGTATCCGTTCAACCCAACCTACGGGAGGATACGTTTTTTTCTTAAATTGACACTTATGTGCGGTTAGGAAACCGCACCTACCGGGCCTGGGGAGAACGTAGAATTACCGAAATATTTTATTAATCTTCATCAACCGAACCAGTTCCTCCGCGGAAACAGCGTATTTCTCGTAGGTGTTAATACTTCATATATGTTATGTTTTAAAACAAAACGCAGAAATTTTCGCTGGATTTCGCTGGATTTCGCTAGATTTCGCACCGGATCCCAAAAAAAAGACATCCAATCCAATAATTTCTTAAAATTGAATGTCCCTGGTATAAAGTTGTTTTTTCTTGCATTTATGTTGCAACTTATGCTAAACTATTACAAATTATCACAGCAGAACTCAATTTGCACAGATTAAATCCCCCTGGTAAGGTGGATTTATCGGTTAGAAATCGGTTATCGGTTAAGAGGTGAACTTGATATATGAAGCCTTTCTCTTCACTGACAACCGACGACTGAAAGATTTTTGAAAAAAATCGTACCGACAACTTTTAAAATAAATATTCGCAAAATTGTGGGAAGTGTGGTAAACTCTATCGTAAAGTCATCCGCTTCTGCCTGAGGAGACATCAAATGTACGATAAGAAAAATCCGAAAGCTGCTGGCGCAAATCCCGACAGGTACGACCTGTTTACTGAAGATGACGAAGAAGTTGAAGAAGAACTCACCTCTGAAGAAGAGGAGATGAATTCCGGCTATTCGTTGCAGTTAATTCACCATCTTATCACTGAGACACCGCCAGAGGACAGTCGTCGTCGATGGCTCCTTGAGCTGCGGCGTTCTATTCTGAGTGATGAAGGTGAGTTTCGGGAAAGAATTCACGCGATTCAGCAGGAAGCACTCCGTATCCATGCGGAAATGGAGGCGCAGATTGAAAAACTCACTTCACCCGCAAATCGTATCGGCACCTTGCTCGGATTGCCGAAAGAAGACATCGCACGCGTCATCGTCGGGGGTTCCGAATACTACGCCAACCTTGATACCGAACTTGACCCGGGAACCTTGAAAAAGGGGTTCAGTGTACTATTAAACGATGCCTTTGTCGTCGTCGGTGAACTCGGATACAACGATGCCGGACCCATCGCAAAAGTATCTGAGGTTATACCAGATGGACGGCTCCGTATTGGACAAGAACCTAACGCGCAAACCGTTATCCTTGAACGCTCCGCAGACCTCATGGATGTCAAACTCAAGCCTGGCGATGAGGTCCGAGTTGACTCCAATTACCGGGTCGCTCTTGAACATATTGCTACCAAAGAGACGGACGCTTACGCGCTTGAGGCAGTGCCAAATATTCCCTGGTCTAAGGTCGGCGGGCTTGACGAAACGATCCAACGTATTAAAGATACGATTGAACTTCCCATCCTGCATCCCGAACTCTTTTCGCGTTTCCAATACAGTGCCCCGAAAGGGTTTCTCCTCCACGGGCCGCCAGGATGCGGAAAAACGCTCATCGGTAAGGCGACTGCCTATAACTTGACGCAGCAGCTCCGAAGGGAGGGTGGAGAAGATGTTGAAGGGTGTTTCCTCCACATTAAAGGCCCTGAAATTCTGAACATGTGGCTCGGAGAATCTGAACGGAAAGTACGTGAAATATTCCAGATCGCCCGTGAAAAAAAGGATGATGGCAAATTAGCTTTTGTGTTTATAGATGAGGCAGAGTCTATATTAGGAACACGGCGGGCACTCAGATCTCATAGCATCTCAAATACGCTTGTGCCAATGTTTTGCGCGGAAATGGATGGCATTGAGTCTCTACAGGATGTCGTTATTATTCTCGCTACAAACCGTCCAGATCTCATTGATCCTGCTATTCTGCGGCCAGGACGCATTGATAGAAAAATTAAAGTGACTCGTCCAGACGCAGACGCTGCGAAGGATATCTTCCGTATTTACTTTACACCCGAGCTACCTATCGCTCCAGAGGTAACCCGTGACCCAGAGACGGAGACACCAGACGAAGCACCACCCGAAGTTATACCGGCTGAAAAGGCAGTCGAAGACCTGATCGCGCAGGTTGTTGATGAAATGTTTCGTGAGGACGAGGACAACAGATTCCTTGAAGTCTCCCTCAGGAGTGGCAGACGCGATATTCTCTATCGTGGGCATCTCTGTAGTGGTGCTATTATTGAGTCGATTGTGCAGCGCGCTAAGGAATCCGCACTCAAACGCGCAATTCAGAACCCGGAAAAAGAAAGCGGAATCTCGCGGGCCGACCTGTTAGACGCACTCGCCGCGGAGTTTCTTGAGAGTGAAATCTTCCCGCCGACCGAGGCGACCGAAGACTGGCTCAAACTCCTGGATTACGATCCAGCAAACGTCGTCAAAGTTACACCTATCAAAGCTGAAAAGCGGGAACGGCGTAAAGCGTCTGGCTCGCGTGTCATTTAGGAGGATGGTTGTCAGTTTTCAGTACGATTTTTTTCAAAAAATCTTTCGGTCGTCAGTTAAGAGAGATCTTGGGACCGTCACGTTTACTGGTGAAGCAACGCTAACCCTCTTTAACCGATAACCGATAACCGATAACCGATGACCAATAAATGGAAAGACTTTTTGGAATTGAAACTGAATACGGAATCACACTCGAAAATGAAGCGCACATTGATGCCGTCAAGCAGTCTATTGAGCTCATAAAAAGTTACCGTCAAGAAGATTTTCGACCGGTGTGGGACTATCGCGGGGAAGACCCGTTGCGAGATGAACGCGGTTTTCGGGCAGACACACTCTCCAATCATCCTGATGAGAAGGAAGAGGAAGCGCGCGATCGGAAGCGAAATAAGAAAGAGCGACTCTCTTTCGCCGAAATTAAAAGTGATCACATTCTCGTCAACGGCGCGCGCCTCTACAATGACCACGCGCACCCGGAGTATTCTACACCTGAATGCAGCAACCTGTTTGATCTTGTGGCACACGATAAAGCGGGGGAACGTATCCTCCACCGATGTGCTGAAACACGCAGTCAGAAACTCGGAAAACGCGTGCTGTTGTATAAGAATAATACCGATTTTCACGGGCATAGCTACGGGTGCCACGATAATTACTTGATGGCGCGTGAAGTGCCTTTTGAGACGCTCAAACAGGGAATCATGTCGTTCTTTATAACACGACAAATCTTCGCAGGCGCAGGGAAACTCGGTATTGAGACTGAAGCCGGGCTTGCAACACCAGGGCATTACCAATTGTCACAACGTGCTGATTTCTTTCACGTTGAGGCAAGTGTTGATACCATGCACAACCGTCCTATCGTCAATACGCGCGACGAGCCGCATGCTGACGCATCTAAATACCGGAGACTCCACGGTATCGCAGGTGATGCCAATATGTCTGAATACGCAACGGCTCTCAAGGTCGGCACCACCGCGCTTGTTATTGCTCTGATTGAACAACGGAGGGTCCCGGAAAAGCTCGCACTTGCCAATCCAATTGATACCATCAAGACCGTGTCGCATGACCAGACGTATCGTTGGATGGTGATGACAGATGATGGAAAAACGATGTCGGCAATCGACCATCAGCGCGAGTACCTCGCACTCGCACAGAAACATCTCGACGATGTTGGGGGGTTTGAAACTGACTGGGTACTCACAGAGTGGGAAGATACGCTCAATACACTTGAGAAAGATCCAATGTCGCTTATTGATCGGCTTGATTGGGTCGCGAAGAAGTGGTTACTTGAAACCTTTGCAGAAGAAGAGGGAGTCCCATGGGACGATGCATGGCTCCAGAGTTTGGATTTAGAATATCATAACATTGATCTCGATGAAGGGCTTTACTATGGAATCCCCATGCGTCGTATCGTCACAGACGAACAGATTGAAGCAGCACTTCATAATCCGCCTGCTGGCACACGGGCCTACTTTCGCGGGCGCGCTGTTGATCGGTTTAGTGAATCAATAAAAGCAATCCAGTGGGATAGCATTACCTTTACTGTCAATGGGCGGACCCGAGAAGTTAACCTCAACGCACTCGCTGAGGCAGACATCGCACAGCAATATAATGAGGCTCTTGACGAATCACCGACCGTCGAAACATTAATTAAAAAATTACGTTTATGAGAAGATGGTTATCAGTTATCAGAAGAGGGGTTGTCAGTTATCGGTTATCAGTTAAAAGAGGGTTGGGACAATTCAAGAGGTCTCTTTTTCTCACTGCGAAGCAAACTGAAAGATTTTTCGCAGAAAAATCGCTCTGATAACTGAAAACCACTGACCACTGAAAGATTTTTTTCGGAGAAAAAAATCGTACTGATGACTGACAACTATTAAAAAAAGGAGAATTAAAATGGCAGCTAATATCATTGCTCAGCTTGAGCGCAAGCAGAGAGATACAAAACCCATCGGACCCGGTGATGGCGATAGTGATAACGAGGGACCCAAGCGCCAGAAAGTCAGTCGTCCTGATACACAAGAATTGCTCAAGCGCATGCGTCGTGTTGACAAAGATCAGTCCCGGCGTTATCGCCAAAGAACGGGGGAATAATGCACTATAACGGTGATTTCCTGAATCTAAGTGGTGCAGGACACCAAGAACTCGCACCCCACGGAGGAATAAACCACAAAGGCGACTTTCTCGACCTCTTGAGATACGCAAATTATCCCTTAAAGATAGAGGTGCCACCGGAAACCGCACGACACGGAGCAGATGTTGAAATAGCACATAGCACCACCGTGGTTGCTGTTCTTTACCGAGATGGTGTCATGATCGCAGGGGACCGGCGTGCTACCGCAGGCACCTCTGTCATCTATGATCGAGCCGAGAAAGTTTTGCAAATTGATAGGCATTCTGCACTTGCTATTTCAGGATCACCCGCAATCGCTTATGAAATTGCCAGAATATTGGAGCACTCGTTCCAATATTTCCGGCGCAGCCAGCTCCAAGAGTTAAGCCTCGAAGGCAAACTTCGGATGTTGTCAAGACTCATCCGTGAGAATCTGTCGATGGCACTCCAGGGTATCGGTGGCGTTATTCCGATCTTTGCACTGTATGATTTAAATGCCGCCGATGACGGGAACGGCGGAAAAATTTTCTTCTATGACGCACTCGGGGCGCACTTTGAGAACGTCGATTTTGCAACAACTGGTTCTGGTTCTATCTGGATCCGGGGCGTGTTGCGCTATCTGTCTCGGTTTGGTGAGACTGCCTTGCACGAAATGGACCAACGGCAGGCAGCCATCGCTATCTTAAGACTCTTGGACATCGCCAGTGAATACGATGCCGCAACGAGTGGATACAATGCTAAAGTGAAAATTTTTCCGACTCTCAAAACCGTAACACGCACCGGTGTTAATACCGTTTCTGATGATGATTTAGCAGAATGGTACGCTGAGGCACAACCAAATGTAGAGGAATAGCCATCGGTTGCCAGTTTGCCTTGCAGTGAGAGTTATAGGTTAAGAGTACCTCGCAGTGAGAGTTGGAACTGACAACTGAAAGATTTTTCGCAGAAAAATCGTACTGACAACCGACAACTATTAAAAAATGCGAGATGAACCATATCGCTGGATAGAGGCGATTCAGGACAGACGAGATTACATTGAAGACGAACTCCGATTGGGCAGTCCTGTCGTAGGTGTTACCTACGACGAAGGTATGATGCTCTTGACTGTCAGTAAGGGACAACGTAAAATATTTGAGGTGCATGATCGGATCGCACTCTCTGCAATCGGGCACCCGGCTGATATTGAACGTTTACGGATGCTTGTTACCGATACTGCCAGCGTCCAAGGCTTTCAAAATGCTACTGAAGATATAAATCTACACCGGTTAACTAACTATACGTTGGCACCTGCTTTTAAGCAGGCGTTTGAGTCCATTGCCGGTGAAGCTTATATCATCAAAATGTTGCTCGCTGAACTCGGCAGTGTTTCAGGAAAAAGCCAATTCACAGGGATCAACTTTGATGGCATTGTCCGAACCGATCCATCTTTTGCAGTTATCGCTGGAACAGAAACAATTGAAACAGGAATGCAAAAATATCTCACTGCTGCAAAGACTGACGCTGACAGAGATTTAACTACGGCGTTCCGGTTGGCGTTAGAGGCTTGGACAATCGGTAAAGAATTAAGTTCACGCGAGCCGGAAGACGCAGAATCGGAGGATACCCAGTTAGAGACTGCGCAGATGTACGAGATTATTGATACCGCACGTGAAGAAGGTCAAATTGAAGTAGGGGTTTTGGAAACTGCACAACACGGCACAAGTAAATTCCGACTCCTTACTTCTCAGGAGATTGAAGACGCACTGAAATAGCGAATAGTTATAAGTTATAAGTTATAAGTTGTAAGTTAAGAGGGGATACTGATTCGTCTAACGTCTCTTGTTACTGACAACTGAAAGGTTTTTTGAAAAAAAACCGAACTGAAAACTGACAACCATTAAGATGAACAAGCGTATTTTTGGAATCGAAACAGAATTTGGATGTATGACAGATACCGAGCGGATTCGCGGAACCTCTGAAGGGGTCGCCGCACGGGTTCGGGACTACGTTTTTGATGTACTTGAACTCGGACTCCGCGACATCCATTACCGAGACTGGGGTGAACCCCCCGGTAACGGTGGATTTCTGTTCAATGGCGGCCGTCTTTACATTGATATGGGGCATCTTGAATATGCAACCCCCGAATGTGCTACACTTTTTGATCTTGTCGCTTACGATAAAGCCATTGAAACAATCATCAATAACATCCTTGATGATACAGGATTGCCAACTGCCTTCTTCAAAAATAATATTGACCATTTCACCGGGGCAACCTTTGGATGTCATGAAAACTTCCAAGTCAGTCGAGAGGTTCCATTTTACCGGGTCGTCATCCCAACACTCATGCCTTTCTTCGTTACCCGACAAATTTATGCCGGTGCCGGTAGAGTCGGTGTCTATGATGAAATGATTGAGTTTGGGGCACAAGATGTTTTGGAAGGGCAGCAGCTCACTGAGCAACAAAATTATCAAATCTCGCAACGCGCCGATCATATTGTCACTGAAATTTATGAGTGGATTCAGTTCAGTCGTGCTATTATCAATACAAGAGACGAACCGCTCAGCGATTACACAAAATACCGACGGCTCCATCTCCTCGTTGGAGATTCTAATATGTCGGAGTACGCTACCGCACTCAAGGTCGGTACCACTTCGCTCTTGCTCTCCGCGATTGAGACGTTTTATGAAACACACGGTGAAAAATTACCGCTGCCCGGTTTTGAACTCGCTGATCCAGTCTTCGCTATTCGACACATCTCTCGTGACAGCACTTTCAAGTGGCGGATTGAACTTAAATCTGGGAAAACAATTTCCGCCGTTGATTTACAGCGAGAATATCTCAACTTCGTCCAGGCATTCATCACCGAACCTGACGAAGAAAACCAGTGGGTCCTTTCGGCGTGGGAGTCTATACTTGATGATCTTGAAGAAGATTGGGAGCGCGTTATTCCACGTGTTGATTGGGCCGCAAAAAAATGGTTGCTTGAAACTTTCATTGCCGAAGAAAAACTCGATTGGGATGATCCTTGGATCAAAAGTCAAGATTTAGAATATCATAACATTCGTACAGAAAGCGGGCTCTATTACGCACTGCAAGCACACGGACAGATGGAGCGCGTTATCACCGATGAACAGATTGGATATGCTATTAACAACGCACCACAGGATACCCGGGCTAAAGTTCGGGCTTTCTTGATGCGAACCCTTACACAATATCAGATGCCTTGTATTGTTGATTGGCATCAGATCTATGCTGGACATACGGAATATTTTGAGATGAAAGAACCGCTTGATACCAACATCGCGAAGGCGCAGCGATGGATAAGAAGGCTACGAAAGCGACCTTCGCGCAATTGATGTGTAGCCACCGCGTGGCGAAGAATGGTTATCGGTCTTAATAGTTATCAGTTATCAGTTAAAAGAGGTTTTTGAAAATCCGAACGTCTCTGTCTGACAACTGAAAGATTTTTCGCAGAAAAATCGTACTGGCAACTGATAACTAATAAAACTGAAAGATTTTTTGAAAAAAATCGTACTGACAACTGATAACTAAAAACCATTCCCGTATCACAAGGAGAAAATCATGGCTGAAAATAGATGCATACACACGGATTGTGAAGGATTTTACCGTCGGGACTTTCTAAAAGCAGGTGCTCTTGGATTGTTCGGCTTGAGTCTCACAGACTTGTTCCGACTCAAAGCACAGGCTGCAACTGCAGAAGCGAGCGTTAGCGCGCCGAGTGCTTCTACAGGTACTGCTACATCCGTTATTCTTGTCTGGTTAGGTGGTGGACCAAGCCACCTGGATATGTGGGATCTTAAACCGGATGCTCCTGAAGAAATACGTGGTCTTTTCAAGCCGATAGCGACGAATGTCAACGGCATCCAAATTAGTGAACATCTCCCCAGACTCGCACAACAGACCGATAAGCTCTGCATCATCCGTTCGATGACCTCTCCAGAGGCAGCGCATGAGCGTGGAACACACTATATGATGACGGGCTATCAACCCTTACCCGGTTTTGCTGTTCCAGGGTATGGGGCCGTTATTTCCAAACTCAAAGAACAGCGGAGTGCTTTGCCGCCTTACATCTCTGTCCCAGCACCTGTCGCCTATGGTGGTGGCGGGTTCTTAGGCGCATCGCTCGCACCTTTCTCGCCTGGCGGAAATCCGGCAAGCAATAACTTCAAAGTACGCGACCTCGAACCACCTAAAGGCGTCTCTGTTGAACGTGTTGAACGCCGACGCTCTTTACGCCAAGCTGTTGATGCTGCCTTCAAAAAATACGAGGCAGGCAACCCTGCTGCGGAAGCGGTTGACGACTTTTACACCTCCGCATATAACTTGATGAGTTCCACCGATGCCCGCGCCGCGTTTGAGCTCAATGCTGAACCCGGTAAAACGCGCGACGCATATCGACGCGACACTTTCGGACAAAGCTGTCTCCTCGCAAGAAGGCTCGTTGAAGCAGGTGTTAACTTCGTCACAGTCAGCAACGGTGGATGGGATAACCACAACAACATCTTCTCATCCCTGCCCGGGAAACTCAACGCTTTCGATCAGACGATGACTACCTTAATCACAGATCTCAGCGATCGCGGCTTATTGGAAACCACGCTTGTCATCGCGATGGGGGAATTCGGCAGAACGCCGGTCATCAACAGAAACGCTGGACGTGACCATCATTCCCGCGTCTTCTCGATCATGCTCGCTGGGGGCGGTGTCCAAGGTGGACAGGTCATCGGTGCTTCCGATCCGCTTGGCATGGAACCTGCTGAAACGCCGGTACGCCCGGAAGATTTATCAGCGACACTCTATCAATCCCTCGGTGTTGATTATAATCAGCACCTTGAGTCACCAGACGGAGTCCGTATCGTCCTCTCACGCGGCGGGAGACCCATCCGTGGTGTACTTAGTTAAGCGCGATTTTGCGGCGTACTCGCCCAAATTTGGTTTCCCACACGCGGAAACCAAATTTTGCTTCGCAGTGAGAAGGCTTTACATTTGCGATCTGCATTCTAATCGCTTACCAAGCAACGGGCTGAAGGTTAGAGGGATTCGCATCGAAGAATAGAAGGATGGAAGAATGAAGGGGACCGCCCTAATTCTTTTATCCTTCCAATCCTTGCTACCTACCTTCTAATCTTTAACCCCATAAAAAAATGCGTCATATTGCTTTCGTTACGCTCCGTAACATAGGAATCCTGGTAGCAGCGTCCTATATTATCTTTGCAATGCCGATCGGTTTTGCAGACCAACCGCTGTCTCCCATTTGGTCACTTGAATTTAGTCCTGATGGGAAAACGCTTGCTGTCGGGAAATATCAGTGGATTGAACTCTGGGATCTGGAGACACAAAGTATTATTCACACCTATGAACCGCATGCTGGCGAGGTCCGAAGTCTTAAGTTCGCAGCAGCGAATAATCAGGATACGTCGTCCTTGCGGCTCTATGCCGGTGGTGGTGTTCCCGCCCAAAGCGGTGAAATACGCATTTGGGATGTCGCCTCTGAAGAGCTCATAAAAAGTTTCGAGGTTCACGGTGACACCATTGAATCTATTGCACTCAGTCCGAGTAACACAACCCTACTCACTGCCAGCATGGATGAATATAGTGCTGTCATTGATGTAACGCTCCTTGAGGATACCGAAGATCCAATAGACAAACAAGCAAAGTGGCTTACCCAACACGTCGGGAGAGTCCTTTGCACCTTGTACCACCCACAAGGAACTTACTTTGTCACTGGTAGTGAAGATAAAACCATAAAAGTATGGAACCCTAACACTTTTAACGTCATGGTGAACTTTGATGCAAACGATGACGCTGTTTATAGTCTTGCCTATTCAGTTAATGAAGGCGTGATAGTTTCAGGATCTGCCGATAATACCGTCCGGACATGGCGCGTTACACCGGCCGAAGACGACGAGGAGATCGCAGTCGGACGAGATTCACTTGAGATGACAGGGGCTCGTGTTCGTGAATACGATGGGCATCAAGGTGCTGTTTATAGTGTTGATACTGCACTCGTTTTACCAAGACGCACAAACAATCAGACGGCAATGATTGCGTCCGGTAGTGCAGACACTTCCGTGATTATATGGAATCTCCGGTCAGGCAACCGTTATGGCACTTTTGATGAATCGACCGATGCTGTTTACGCTGTAAAGTTCAGTCCGAATGGCGAGTTCGTCGCCGCAGGCGGTCGAGATGGCAAAGTACGGCTCTGGAATCTCCGCAGACGCACCTTAACACACGAGTTCTAATATGGCAGTTGGCTTTCAGCAGTCAGCAATCAGGATGCCTCAGAGTGAGAGTTGTCAGAAAGAGATTTTGGGATACCCCGAAAACCTCTTAACTGACAACTGACAACTGAAAACTGAAAACCAGTCCTCTGATAACTGATAACTGATAACTATTTGGGGAGGGTCTTTCGCGATGCTTACCAATACTATACCCCTTTTGACTAAGCAATATAGCCTTGCAAGTACAATCCGAACGCTTTTTACGTTGCTCTTTATTTCTATTTCGCTTCCCGTCTTCGCACAAGGTACCCCGCGACTTAATTCTCTTTTTCCGGCGGGCGGCCAACCCGGAATGACTGTTGAGGTCGCCATCCAAGGTTCTGATTTAGAGGGTGCCCACCGAGTCATTGTTGAAGGAGAATCGGGGATTACCGCGCAACTTCATCCCGCTGGTGGTGAAGTTGATGATACTCATAAACCCGTCTTCGACGCGAATTGCGGGCAGTGCCACGAACTCCGCTCGCCGAGTAACAGGTCAATGACCCCGGCGCAGTGGAAAGCCACTGTTCAACGGATGATTACGGAGAAGGGCGCAGAGATCAGCGCGGAAGCACAGACGCAGATTGTTGCCTATCTTTCATCGGCTGCAAGAGCCAGTGCTGGATTAACCGCCGAATTATCTATCGCGCCGGATGCACCCATCGGGCTTCGCGAAATTCGGATTGTCGGCAAGCACGGCACCTCCACCGCATGGCCCTTTGAGGTAAGTCACACCCCCGATGTCATTGAAACCGAGTCGAATAACGAGCCAGAATCCGCTACCACTATTGAGCTACCAAGCCTTATCAATGGGGTCGTGAATCCGGGTGGCGACGAAGATTATTACGTTTTTCAAGGAAGCAAAGGACAACGATGTGTGTTTAGCGTCAAGGCATACCGCCTTAACAACATTAGCCAACAGTTCTTTAATCCAACGATCTCTGTTTTTGATGCAAAGGGTGTCGAACTTGCACGCAGTAACGGGTTCTACAGTCTTGATCCGCTCATTGATATAACGCTTCCTGACGATGGGCCCTATCTCCTACGTATTCGTGATCTATTGCATCGCGGCAACCCAGATTCCGTTTACCGGTTAACGGGCGGTGTTCTTCCGTACAATACCTATCTTTTCCCTGCTGGTGGAACGGTGCCTCTGGGTGGAGACAGGAAGGCTGCAAGTCTGACAGAGGCAACAGGCTCTCTTTCATACGGACCTGCCGTCCCGGCGAAAACCAACATTATTCAGTGTGTAATTGGCGGGGAAAATCTACCCGAAACGGAGTGGCAGGTCGAGTTGACTGCGGATGAGCAACCCGGTCTTAAACAGATTCGTACCCCGTACGGCATCTTTCCGTTTGTCATCAACGCGCACCCTGAAACTGTTGAAGAAAATATTGAACGTCAATCCGCTTCTGACGAACCTGCTACGCAAGATGCCACGACACAATTCACCGAATCCGAAATTCTTTTTGAAGCAAAGTGTAGTGTCTGCCATGAACTGCGTTCACCGAGCAACCGCGCACTCTCTGCCGAGGAATGGACAAACACTATTACGCGCATGGCAAATAAAGAGAATGCCGACATTACAACGACTGAGCGCGACCGTATCATCGCTTTTGTTGCCCAAGAAGCGCAACGTTTAGGGGCACTCATCGCACGCCAACTCGAACACGCGCAGCACCTCACAACCCCTGGCGCAATCAGTGGACGTATCTCAGAACCCGGTGAGGTGGATTACTACCGTTTTACCATCTCAGAAGGCACAAGCCTCGGTCCATGGTGGGTAATCTTCCCATTTGATAACGTTGATGAAAGGGGGTTTGATACAGTCTATCCCCCTGAAACCGAGATTGATCTCGAT
This sequence is a window from Candidatus Poribacteria bacterium. Protein-coding genes within it:
- a CDS encoding DUF1501 domain-containing protein — protein: MAENRCIHTDCEGFYRRDFLKAGALGLFGLSLTDLFRLKAQAATAEASVSAPSASTGTATSVILVWLGGGPSHLDMWDLKPDAPEEIRGLFKPIATNVNGIQISEHLPRLAQQTDKLCIIRSMTSPEAAHERGTHYMMTGYQPLPGFAVPGYGAVISKLKEQRSALPPYISVPAPVAYGGGGFLGASLAPFSPGGNPASNNFKVRDLEPPKGVSVERVERRRSLRQAVDAAFKKYEAGNPAAEAVDDFYTSAYNLMSSTDARAAFELNAEPGKTRDAYRRDTFGQSCLLARRLVEAGVNFVTVSNGGWDNHNNIFSSLPGKLNAFDQTMTTLITDLSDRGLLETTLVIAMGEFGRTPVINRNAGRDHHSRVFSIMLAGGGVQGGQVIGASDPLGMEPAETPVRPEDLSATLYQSLGVDYNQHLESPDGVRIVLSRGGRPIRGVLS
- a CDS encoding WD40 repeat domain-containing protein, translated to MRHIAFVTLRNIGILVAASYIIFAMPIGFADQPLSPIWSLEFSPDGKTLAVGKYQWIELWDLETQSIIHTYEPHAGEVRSLKFAAANNQDTSSLRLYAGGGVPAQSGEIRIWDVASEELIKSFEVHGDTIESIALSPSNTTLLTASMDEYSAVIDVTLLEDTEDPIDKQAKWLTQHVGRVLCTLYHPQGTYFVTGSEDKTIKVWNPNTFNVMVNFDANDDAVYSLAYSVNEGVIVSGSADNTVRTWRVTPAEDDEEIAVGRDSLEMTGARVREYDGHQGAVYSVDTALVLPRRTNNQTAMIASGSADTSVIIWNLRSGNRYGTFDESTDAVYAVKFSPNGEFVAAGGRDGKVRLWNLRRRTLTHEF